One genomic region from Zalophus californianus isolate mZalCal1 chromosome 2, mZalCal1.pri.v2, whole genome shotgun sequence encodes:
- the LOC113924902 gene encoding junction plakoglobin-like has protein sequence MEVMNLIEQPIKVTEWQQTYTYDAGIHSGANTCVPSVSSKGVMEEDEACGRQYTLKKTTTYTQVPQSQGDLEYQMSTTARAKRVREAMCPGVTGEDSSLLLATQVEGQSTNLQRLAEPSQLLKSAIVHLINYQDDAELATRALPELTKLLNDEDPVVVTKAAMIVNQLSKKEASRWALMGSPQLVAAVVCTMQNTSDLDTARCTTSILHNLSHHREGLLAIFKSGSIPALVRMLSSPVESVLFYAITTLHNMLLYQEGAKMVVRLADGLQKMVPLLNKNNPKFLAITTDCLQLLAYGSQESKHIILANGGPQALVQIMRNYSYEKLLWTTSCVLKGLSVCPSNKPAIVEAGGMQALGKHLTSNSPCLVQNCLWTLRNLSDVATKQEGLESVLKILVNQLSVDDVNVLTCATGTLSNLTCNNSKNKTLVTQNSGVEALIHTILRAGDKDDIMEPAVCALRHLTSRHPEAEMAQNSVRLNYGIPAIVKLLNQPNQWLLVKATIGLVRNLALCPANHAPLQEAAVIPRLVQLLVKAHQDAQRHAAAGTQQPYTDSVRMEEIVEGCTGALHILARDPMNGMEIFRLNTIPLFVQLLYLSVENIQRVATGVLCELAQDKEANDAIDAEGASAPLMELLHSHNGGTATYAVAVLFRISEDKNPDYRKRVSVELTNSLFKHDPTAWEAAQSMIPINEPYADDMDATYRPMYSSDAPLDPLDMHMDMDGDYPIDTYSDGLRPPYPTADHMLA, from the coding sequence ATGGAAGTGATGAACCTGATCGAACAACCCATCAAGGTGACTGAGTGGCAGCAGACGTACACCTATGACGCTGGCATCCACTCGGGTGCCAACACCTGTGTGCCCTCGGTCAGTAGCAAGGGCGTCATGGAAGAGGATGAGGCCTGTGGGCGCCAGTACACACTGAAGAAGACCACCACctacacccaggtgccccagagccaAGGTGACCTGGAGTACCAGATGTCCACGACGGCCAGAGCCAAGCGGGTGCGGGAGGCCATGTGTCCTGGTGTGACAGGGGAAGACAGCTCACTGCTGCTGGCCACCCAGGTGGAGGGCCAGAGCACCAACCTGCAGCGGCTGGCCGAGCCGTCCCAGCTGCTCAAGTCAGCCATCGTGCATCTCATCAACTACCAGGATGACGCCGAGCTGGCCACCCGGGCCCTGCCTGAACTCACCAAACTGCTCAACGATGAGGACCCGGTGGTAGTGACCAAGGCAGCCATGATTGTGAACCAGCTGTCCAAGAAAGAGGCATCGCGGTGGGCGCTGATGGGCTCGCCCCAGCTGGTGGCGGCCGTGGTGTGCACCATGCAGAACACCAGTGACCTGGACACGGCCCGCTGCACCACCAGCATCCTGCACAACCTCTCCCACCACCGCGAGGGGCTGCTTGCCATCTTCAAGTCAGGCAGCATCCCTGCCCTGGTCCGCATGCTCAGCTCCCCCGTGGAGTCGGTCCTGTTCTATGCCATCACCACGCTGCACAACATGCTGCTCTACCAGGAGGGCGCCAAGATGGTGGTGCGCCTGGCAGATGGGCTGCAGAAGATGGTGCCCCTGCTCAACAAGAACAACCCCAAGTTCCTGGCCATCACCACTGACTGCCTGCAGCTCCTGGCTTATGGCAGCCAGGAGAGCAAGCACATCATCCTGGCTAACGGAGGGCCCCAGGCCCTCGTGCAGATCATGCGTAACTACAGTTATGAGAAGCTGCTCTGGACCACCAGCTGTGTGCTCAAAGGGCTGTCCGTGTGTCCCAGCAATAAGCCTGCCATTGTGGAGGCTGGTGGGATGCAGGCCTTGGGCAAACACCTGACAAGCAACAGCCCCTGCCTCGTACAGAACTGCCTCTGGACCCTGCGCAACCTATCGGACGTGGCCACCAAACAGGAGGGCCTGGAGAGTGTTCTGAAGATTCTGGTGAACCAGCTGAGTGTGGACGACGTCAATGTCCTCACCTGTGCCACGGGCACTCTGTCCAACCTGACATGCAACAACAGCAAGAACAAGACGCTGGTGACCCAGAACAGCGGCGTGGAGGCTCTCATCCACACCATCCTGCGTGCCGGCGACAAGGATGACATCATGGAGCCTGCTGTCTGTGCCCTGCGCCACCTGACCAGCCGCCACCCCGAGGCTGAGATGGCCCAGAACTCCGTGCGCCTCAACTATGGCATTCCGGCCATTGTCAAGCTGCTCAACCAGCCCAACCAGTGGCTGCTGGTCAAGGCAACCATCGGCCTGGTCAGGAATCTGGCCCTGTGCCCAGCAAACCATGCCCCACTGCAGGAGGCGGCGGTTATCCCCCGCCTTGTGCAGTTGCTGGTCAAGGCTCACCAGGATGCCCAGCGCCATGCGGCTGCAGGCACACAGCAGCCCTACACGGACAGTGTGAGGATGGAGGAGATTGTGGAGGGCTGCACCGGAGCCCTGCACATCCTCGCCCGGGATCCCATGAACGGCATGGAGATCTTCCGACTCAACACCATCCCCCTGTTTGTACAGCTCCTGTACTTGTCAGTGGAGAACATCCAGCGTGTGGCCACCGGGGTTCTGTGTGAGCTGGCCCAGGATAAGGAGGCCAATGATGCCATTGATGCTGAGGGTGCCTCGGCCCCACTCATGGAGCTCCTGCACTCCCACAACGGGGGCACCGCCACCTACGCTGTTGCTGTCTTGTTCCGCATCTCCGAGGACAAGAACCCAGATTACCGTAAACGCGTGTCTGTGGAGCTCACCAACTCCCTCTTCAAGCATGACCCCACTGCCTGGGAGGCTGCCCAGAGCATGATCCCCATCAATGAACCCTATGCAGATGACATGGATGCCACCTACCGCCCCATGTACTCAAGCGATGCGCCCCTGGACCCCCTGGACATGCACATGGACATGGACGGGGACTATCCCATCGACACCTACAGCGATGGCCTGAGGCCCCCCTACCCCACGGCGGACCACATGCTGGCCTAG